A genomic window from Populus nigra chromosome 7, ddPopNigr1.1, whole genome shotgun sequence includes:
- the LOC133699834 gene encoding ATP-dependent Clp protease proteolytic subunit 3, chloroplastic, translating into MEVGLAYLTASQSTSSPLCFSNRNSFINKNHLLLPVTSDTSTTISVCSKRRRPICVKASKSSFDANTARQTLASNWDVEKFSSFANSAPTLPKFEELDTTNMLLRQRIIFLGSQVDDVTADFIISQLLFLDAEDPKKDIKLFINSPGGSVTAGLGIYDAMKLCKADVSTICLGLAASMGAFLLSAGSKGKRFCMPNGRVMIHQPLGTAGGKASEMSIRIREMSYHKIKLNKILSRITGKPLEQVEVDTDRDNFMNAWEAKEYGLVDEVIDDGKTGLVAPLTDASPPPKTRVWDLWKIEGSKKAKNNLPSEHKMLQNGYVGGGDGDRGMDQEKETPSPV; encoded by the exons ATGGAGGTAGGTTTAGCATATCTCACAGCCTCACAATCCACAAGCAGCCCTCTATGTTTCTCCAATCGCAACAGTTTCATTAACAAGAATCATCTTCTGCTACCAGTCACCAGTGACACCAGCACTACTATTAGTGTTTGCAGTAAAAGAAGAAGACCCATCTGTGTTAAGGCTTCGAAGAGTTCATTCGATGCTAACACCGCAAGACAGACTTTGGCTAGCAACTGGGATGTTGAAAAGTTCTCATCTTTTGCTAATTCAGCTCCTACTTTGCCAAAATTTGAGGAATTGGATACTACCAACATGCTTCTCCGTCAAAGAATCATTTTTTTGGGCTCtcaa GTGGATGACGTGACGGCAGATTTTATTATCAGTCAGCTATTATTTCTGGATGCTGAAGACCCCAAAAAAGACATCAAATTGTTTATTAATTCACCTGGGGGTTCTGTCACTGCTG GACTGGGAATTTATGATGCGATGAAGTTGTGCAAGGCTGATGTTTCAACTATTTGCCTTGGGCTTGCTGCATCCATGGGAGCATTTCTTCTTTCTGCTGGTTCCAAAGGTAAGAGATTTTGCATGCCCAATGGGAGGGTGATGATTCATCAGCCACTTGGAACTGCTGGAGGCAAA GCATCAGAAATGAGCATCCGGATTAGAGAAATGAGTTACCACAAGATTAAGCTGAACAAGATATTATCAAGAATAACAGGGAAGCCTCTAGAGCAG GTTGAAGTTGACACTGATCGTGACAATTTCATGAATGCGTGGGAAGCTAAAGAATATGGGTTGGTAGATGAAGTTATTGATGATGGTAAGACAGGATTAGTTGCACCGCTTACAGATGCTTCACCTCCACCAAAAACTCGGGTGTGGGATCTTTGGAAAATTGAAGGGAGCAAGAAAGCTAAGAATAATTTGCCTTCAGAGCATAAAATGCTACAGAATGGATATGTTGGAGGAGGTGATGGGGATAGAGGCATGGACCAGGAAAAGGAAACACCAAGTCCGGTATAA